A window from Leptothermofonsia sichuanensis E412 encodes these proteins:
- the mdh gene encoding malate dehydrogenase, whose amino-acid sequence MVVRPPLIACATARVTIIGAGNVGSTLAQRISEKNMADVVLLDVIEGRPQGLALDLMEARGVERHDRKIIGTNNFADTADSNVIVITAGLPRKPGMSREDLMKTNGKIVWDVAKQAIVHSPNAVLIVVTNPLDVMTYVAWKATGLPPRQVMGMAGVLDSARFQTFLSMELGISVSDINATVLGGHGDLMVPLPRFTTVGGVPITELLDPDTIDRLVDRTRNGGAEIVEMMKTGSAYFAPASSTSVMVEAILLNQARLLPVAAYLQGEYGLKDIFIGVPCRLGCQGIESILELDLTDEEKSALHASANSVRKNIDRLTDLLG is encoded by the coding sequence ATGGTTGTACGTCCACCTCTAATTGCCTGTGCCACTGCCCGCGTCACGATCATTGGGGCAGGCAATGTCGGTAGTACTCTGGCACAGCGTATTTCTGAAAAGAATATGGCAGATGTGGTGCTGCTGGATGTGATTGAAGGTCGCCCTCAGGGGCTGGCTCTCGATTTGATGGAGGCACGAGGGGTTGAGCGGCACGATCGCAAAATCATTGGCACCAACAACTTTGCTGACACGGCTGACTCGAATGTGATTGTGATCACCGCTGGCTTACCCCGGAAACCGGGCATGAGTCGGGAAGATTTGATGAAAACCAATGGCAAAATTGTCTGGGATGTGGCAAAGCAGGCGATCGTTCACTCGCCCAATGCTGTTCTGATTGTGGTTACCAATCCTCTGGATGTGATGACCTATGTTGCCTGGAAAGCCACTGGCTTACCGCCCCGGCAAGTAATGGGGATGGCAGGTGTACTGGATTCTGCCCGGTTTCAGACCTTTCTATCAATGGAGTTGGGCATTTCAGTCAGTGACATTAATGCAACTGTCCTGGGTGGGCATGGTGATCTGATGGTCCCCCTGCCGCGCTTTACTACGGTGGGTGGTGTCCCAATCACGGAACTGCTGGATCCGGACACCATTGATCGCCTGGTAGACCGGACCCGCAATGGGGGTGCAGAAATTGTTGAAATGATGAAAACTGGCAGTGCCTACTTTGCTCCAGCGTCTTCCACATCCGTTATGGTCGAGGCAATTTTGCTGAACCAGGCCCGGTTGCTGCCGGTCGCTGCCTACCTCCAGGGCGAGTATGGACTCAAAGACATTTTCATTGGCGTCCCCTGTCGTCTGGGCTGTCAGGGCATCGAAAGCATTCTGGAACTTGATTTGACCGATGAGGAGAAGTCCGC
- a CDS encoding ABC transporter permease codes for MDISESIGMALKTLSANRLRSLLTVLGIIIGNASVIAMIGVGQGAQRYTTEQLQALGTNLLFIFPSTGDARRGSQRGGNTLMLSDAEAIARQIPSVRDVAPQISGQQLITYLGNATRTSVIGTTASYSVVRNTPVKDGRFLTPADVDTQGLVVALGAQLAQNLFGDRSPLGERIQINNISFEVVGVMAEKGASSGGNQDEAAYIPISTMATLIAGRTSPQGISVNSISVSALDEASVDIALYQITNLLRVRHQITGADDFTVRNQQETLDAANNVTGALTILLASTAGISLLVGGIGIMNIMLASVTERTSEIGLRKAVGASQTDVLQQFLIEAVILALTGGVIGTVLGVGAVVIVGIYTPLQATVSVEAIALAVGVSGGIGLFFGVFPARRAARLDPIEALRSL; via the coding sequence ATGGATATTTCCGAAAGTATTGGAATGGCTTTAAAGACCCTGTCAGCGAATCGGCTGCGCAGCCTGTTGACCGTGCTGGGCATCATCATTGGCAATGCCTCGGTGATTGCCATGATTGGGGTGGGACAGGGGGCACAGCGGTACACCACTGAGCAGTTGCAGGCGTTGGGCACCAATCTGCTGTTTATCTTTCCCTCGACGGGGGATGCCCGTCGAGGTTCCCAGAGGGGTGGTAATACCCTGATGTTGTCTGATGCGGAGGCGATCGCCCGCCAGATTCCCTCTGTCAGAGATGTGGCACCCCAGATTTCGGGGCAGCAACTCATTACTTATCTGGGCAATGCAACCCGTACCAGCGTAATTGGCACAACGGCTTCCTATTCAGTGGTGCGCAATACTCCTGTCAAGGATGGGCGCTTTCTGACCCCGGCAGATGTGGACACTCAGGGGCTGGTGGTGGCATTGGGGGCACAACTGGCACAAAACCTGTTTGGCGATCGCTCCCCCCTGGGCGAGCGCATCCAGATTAATAACATCAGTTTTGAAGTTGTGGGTGTCATGGCAGAGAAGGGGGCATCCAGCGGCGGCAACCAGGATGAGGCAGCTTATATTCCGATCAGCACAATGGCAACGCTGATTGCCGGACGAACCTCACCCCAGGGCATTTCAGTCAACAGCATTTCAGTCAGTGCACTGGATGAAGCTAGTGTTGACATTGCCCTGTACCAGATTACCAATTTGCTGCGTGTTCGCCATCAAATCACTGGAGCAGATGATTTTACTGTGCGTAACCAGCAGGAAACCCTGGATGCCGCCAACAATGTGACCGGGGCATTGACGATTCTGCTGGCTTCCACCGCTGGCATTTCTCTGCTGGTGGGGGGGATTGGAATTATGAATATCATGCTGGCATCGGTGACCGAACGCACGTCGGAAATTGGGCTGCGGAAGGCAGTTGGAGCTTCCCAGACCGATGTGTTACAGCAGTTCTTGATTGAAGCGGTGATTCTGGCATTGACGGGGGGGGTGATTGGGACTGTGTTGGGAGTTGGGGCAGTGGTCATCGTCGGAATTTACACGCCTCTGCAAGCGACCGTTTCAGTCGAAGCGATTGCGCTGGCAGTGGGTGTTTCCGGAGGTATTGGGTTATTCTTTGGCGTTTTCCCTGCCCGCCGAGCCGCCAGATTAGATCCGATCGAGGCATTGAGGAGCCTTTAA
- a CDS encoding efflux RND transporter periplasmic adaptor subunit, which produces MAGGQSNLDVAVVAYYQPPIPVDLMKAFKQIPLVGSLKFPRFFVAFALVGLLAAGGVVAYRSMTSRRPRRNTGAMTVPVKVQDLNVRIQASGTVTPMQSVNLSPKTSGRLVELLVDQGDRVQQGQVIARMEDQDVKARLAQAEATLAQAQARYLKARNGSRPEEIAQAQGRMDAALAAAQLARDRVTRNLALYQQGAISKDAYDAVVTDERQALADLKVARESLDQVRRGNRAEDIADAAAAVAQAEAQVQQAQIDLNDTVIRAPFNGVITQKYASVGAFVTPTTSASATSSATSTSIVAIASDLEVVAKVPENSISRIRPGQAVEVTTEAYPGQLFKGKVRLVAPEAVVDQNVTSFQVRVALETGQKALKSGMNVNLAFIGDRIKDAMVVPAVAIVSEKGQTGVLLARGDRRPEFKPVTIGISMGDQTQVLKGVEPGDTVFVYVPNRNQGRDAGGQPRGPALRFR; this is translated from the coding sequence TTGGCAGGTGGTCAGTCTAATCTGGATGTAGCTGTGGTTGCCTACTATCAACCTCCCATCCCAGTTGACCTGATGAAAGCGTTTAAGCAAATTCCGCTGGTGGGTTCACTCAAGTTTCCCCGTTTTTTTGTGGCATTCGCGCTGGTGGGTTTGCTGGCAGCGGGCGGGGTTGTTGCCTACCGATCGATGACCTCCAGAAGACCCCGCCGGAACACTGGGGCTATGACCGTACCTGTGAAGGTCCAGGATCTGAATGTTCGGATTCAAGCCAGTGGCACCGTCACGCCCATGCAGTCAGTCAATCTCAGTCCCAAGACCTCTGGTCGGCTGGTAGAATTGCTGGTTGATCAGGGCGATCGCGTCCAGCAGGGACAGGTGATCGCTCGCATGGAAGACCAGGATGTGAAAGCCCGCCTGGCACAGGCTGAGGCGACCCTGGCCCAGGCGCAGGCTCGCTACCTGAAAGCCCGCAACGGTAGCCGCCCGGAGGAGATTGCCCAGGCCCAGGGGCGGATGGACGCTGCGCTGGCGGCGGCACAGTTAGCCAGAGATCGCGTCACTCGAAATCTGGCCTTGTATCAGCAGGGAGCCATTTCTAAAGATGCTTACGATGCTGTGGTTACTGATGAACGCCAGGCGTTGGCAGATTTGAAAGTTGCCCGCGAAAGTCTGGATCAGGTGCGCCGCGGCAACCGGGCTGAAGATATTGCCGATGCTGCCGCTGCTGTCGCCCAGGCAGAAGCCCAGGTGCAGCAGGCTCAGATTGACCTCAACGATACGGTGATCCGTGCCCCCTTTAATGGCGTCATCACCCAGAAGTATGCCAGTGTTGGGGCATTTGTCACCCCCACCACTTCCGCTTCAGCCACGTCCTCAGCCACGTCTACTTCGATCGTGGCGATCGCCAGTGACCTGGAAGTGGTGGCAAAGGTACCGGAAAACAGCATCAGCAGAATCCGTCCTGGTCAGGCTGTCGAAGTGACAACAGAGGCATACCCGGGACAGTTGTTTAAGGGCAAAGTCCGGCTGGTAGCACCGGAGGCGGTGGTTGACCAGAATGTGACTTCGTTTCAGGTGCGGGTCGCCCTGGAAACGGGGCAGAAGGCACTCAAGTCAGGAATGAATGTGAACCTGGCGTTTATCGGCGATCGCATCAAGGATGCCATGGTGGTGCCAGCGGTAGCCATTGTGTCTGAAAAGGGGCAGACCGGAGTTTTACTTGCCCGGGGCGATCGCAGACCGGAGTTTAAGCCAGTTACCATAGGCATTTCAATGGGTGACCAGACTCAGGTGCTTAAGGGAGTGGAACCGGGAGACACTGTTTTTGTGTATGTCCCCAACCGCAACCAGGGGCGAGATGCAGGTGGGCAACCGCGGGGTCCGGCATTACGGTTTCGCTGA
- a CDS encoding prepilin-type N-terminal cleavage/methylation domain-containing protein, giving the protein MKPYLCSKPKRSVAGFTLIEVLVVIIIIGILFAIAAPGWEAFLSRQRISSGREQVLQVLRQAQSEARTTRTPRVVVFDVNPPNGIPRVAYARFSSASAYPVPINSVSNWKSLGSDIPSNALRMRTNTTANQIVFDGKGAVALPTSLVNVPANQFAALPNSSEQGFAVTVSSGRVPPAQTDTRRCVIVQTLLGSIRLAEGANCP; this is encoded by the coding sequence ATGAAGCCCTACTTATGTTCTAAACCTAAACGCTCAGTGGCGGGGTTTACCCTGATTGAGGTGCTGGTCGTCATTATCATTATTGGCATCTTGTTTGCGATCGCCGCCCCTGGCTGGGAAGCCTTCCTGAGCCGCCAGCGAATTTCATCGGGGCGTGAACAGGTTCTGCAAGTGCTGAGACAGGCACAGAGCGAAGCCAGAACCACCCGCACTCCCCGTGTCGTGGTGTTTGATGTCAATCCTCCCAATGGGATTCCCAGAGTTGCCTATGCCCGATTTAGCAGCGCCTCTGCCTATCCAGTCCCGATCAACAGCGTCTCTAACTGGAAATCACTGGGCAGTGATATTCCCAGTAATGCCCTCCGGATGAGGACAAACACTACCGCTAACCAGATTGTGTTCGATGGCAAGGGGGCGGTTGCTCTTCCCACCAGTCTTGTCAATGTTCCGGCGAATCAGTTTGCTGCCCTGCCCAACTCTTCCGAGCAGGGGTTTGCTGTCACCGTTTCCAGTGGCAGGGTGCCTCCTGCCCAAACTGACACCAGACGCTGTGTCATAGTCCAGACTCTTCTCGGCTCAATCCGGCTGGCAGAAGGGGCGAATTGTCCTTAA
- a CDS encoding prepilin-type N-terminal cleavage/methylation domain-containing protein codes for MVRHRSLQQLKQWLRSRRSQRSAGFTLLELLVSLVIGGIITASLLSLVVDLTGVNQRDAARSETQRDMQLAMNYITQDLREAVFVYDGECLAGAGNINSAADFATSCPGLINYIPASMSTPPSTPVLAFWRVDRLPETLLTQCRDAAQNSPNPNVANNPLNQLISSGVPCVSGKSYTLVVYAFVNNTAGGIWQGKGRIVRYQLAQFNAAGTRNNSWVDPLQDPGASFRQWPFRLINGVPTAPPAPYVRPGDTPDTLVDFVDNRVPFTTSAQADAACPTPSRITPLSTTAPFPSFYACVRGNTRAALVANQSGELGVNQEVLLVLQGNAAGKAGIPVTATGDSAVSSRLAPLQTRVLTRGIVDKAPK; via the coding sequence ATGGTAAGACACCGTTCGCTCCAACAGTTAAAACAATGGTTGCGCAGTCGCAGAAGCCAGCGATCGGCAGGTTTCACCCTGCTGGAACTGCTGGTTTCCCTGGTGATTGGGGGCATCATCACGGCATCGTTGCTGTCCCTGGTGGTCGATCTGACGGGGGTTAACCAGCGGGATGCGGCCCGCAGCGAAACCCAGCGTGACATGCAGCTTGCCATGAACTACATCACCCAGGACCTGCGGGAGGCTGTGTTTGTCTATGACGGGGAGTGTCTGGCCGGGGCAGGCAACATCAATAGTGCGGCAGATTTTGCCACATCCTGTCCGGGGCTGATTAACTATATTCCTGCCTCGATGTCCACCCCTCCTTCAACCCCGGTTCTGGCATTCTGGCGGGTTGACCGCTTACCCGAAACCCTGCTCACTCAATGCAGGGACGCGGCGCAAAACTCTCCCAACCCCAACGTTGCCAATAACCCCCTTAACCAGTTAATCAGCTCAGGGGTGCCCTGTGTCTCAGGGAAAAGCTATACTCTGGTCGTCTATGCCTTTGTTAATAACACCGCCGGGGGAATCTGGCAGGGAAAGGGGCGCATCGTTCGCTATCAGTTGGCTCAGTTTAACGCTGCTGGAACTCGCAATAACAGTTGGGTCGATCCCCTCCAGGACCCTGGTGCCAGTTTTCGGCAGTGGCCCTTCCGGCTGATCAATGGGGTTCCCACGGCTCCGCCAGCTCCCTATGTCCGCCCTGGGGATACCCCTGATACGCTGGTCGATTTTGTGGATAATCGAGTTCCCTTTACCACCAGCGCCCAGGCAGATGCTGCCTGTCCGACTCCCAGCCGGATTACTCCGCTGAGCACGACAGCCCCCTTTCCCAGTTTTTATGCCTGTGTCCGGGGGAATACTCGTGCCGCTCTGGTTGCTAACCAGTCCGGTGAGTTGGGAGTCAACCAGGAAGTGTTACTGGTCCTTCAGGGCAATGCCGCTGGCAAAGCAGGTATTCCCGTCACTGCCACTGGCGACAGTGCCGTTTCCAGTCGCCTTGCTCCCCTGCAAACCCGTGTCCTGACCCGTGGCATCGTGGATAAGGCTCCGAAGTAA
- a CDS encoding prepilin-type N-terminal cleavage/methylation domain-containing protein, with protein MRHPTPLTLSLLRTLGSSPAPDQGLTLIECLVAIIIITITVLAITPPILLATATRVQSRRTEQANQIAQAEIDRIRSVVERGGYTINDLPGSTGNNNPLVNVAAATTPPSTATPLQSPVDCPGATRYPTATPIPVNSLIRVDVDGDCMPEYMMQVFRNNGPTLPGTPTPPPVAFNVGVRVYAHIPNEPFPTLLTTRASLVAGTTARDRQANNARQPLAALYSTMARNDQNRSLGQICNQLGRGTCNF; from the coding sequence ATGCGCCACCCCACTCCTCTAACCCTCTCCCTCCTGCGCACCCTGGGTTCTTCCCCCGCTCCCGACCAGGGACTCACCCTGATCGAATGCTTGGTCGCCATCATCATCATTACCATCACCGTCCTGGCAATCACCCCGCCCATCCTGCTGGCCACCGCCACCCGCGTCCAGTCCCGGCGGACAGAGCAGGCAAACCAGATTGCCCAGGCAGAAATTGACCGCATTCGCTCCGTCGTCGAGCGGGGCGGCTACACCATCAATGACCTGCCTGGTTCTACCGGCAACAACAACCCTCTGGTGAATGTTGCCGCTGCTACCACACCGCCTTCCACCGCCACTCCCCTCCAGTCCCCAGTCGATTGTCCGGGGGCAACTCGTTATCCCACCGCCACTCCCATACCTGTCAACAGCCTCATCCGGGTAGATGTCGATGGGGATTGTATGCCGGAGTACATGATGCAGGTGTTTCGTAACAACGGCCCCACCCTGCCGGGCACCCCCACTCCGCCGCCGGTTGCCTTCAACGTAGGCGTGCGGGTCTACGCCCATATCCCCAATGAACCCTTTCCTACCCTCCTGACCACCCGGGCATCCCTGGTCGCTGGCACCACCGCCCGCGATCGCCAGGCAAACAATGCCCGCCAGCCCCTGGCTGCCCTTTACTCAACCATGGCCCGCAACGACCAGAACCGATCGCTGGGGCAGATTTGTAATCAGCTTGGCAGAGGGACTTGTAATTTTTAA